A single genomic interval of Natronincola ferrireducens harbors:
- a CDS encoding tetratricopeptide repeat protein, which yields MTTITGKLLGNPIIYKDNQQIIFPYKKAEALFYYLLIEKRASREILVNLFWGTAPEDMAKKNLRNAVYMIKKAFNEEVLVSPQRSIITLSPHIHYEIDIEDMVKDRKILSLEEYNGEFLEGFFVRDATDFEDWMFDHRNKYRDSYIHKLYQGAKDSYGNNQFKNAEKYCKILIQRDEFDERAYRILMMVYKSQRKYNQAIEVYHELAHILNEELSIAPDTQTTKLLEEIIKEKSIRDALDKKQHKEFFYGREKELQIFKKIYGEFVKKPNSRSIIITGEAGIGKSKLLDYFIKSSVCEEETVLFTHCYQAEENYSLKPWNRIFSKVSNIIDESKLDLPILLRNIVGYVFPSFSTSLEVTAINPVENLDSLKYPIIENAIIDILERVAKYKKIILVFEDLQWADAMTMDLIKSVILKNRSSSIMVITTCRNEYKVKIDRFITELSSCQLIEKIDLSRFNKQETINFAKQLLPKYSFHPQLKDLIYKETEGNAFFLTEFLNNIQENRQGIEITGKMEDIIKSRFLNISEEGKKILNILSVFFDAVSLDYLEGLSGKTQIELMEIIEELQDKNILMEEEGNQGIELVFTHQKLREYLYKNLSLSRKKLLHHKVGCFIEGQLTRNKKDILLYSKLIYHFTHSSNWMAVLKYNIKNLETYLDFNHEIFPIVDTKDHDTEAYYYLKQKEAKTKLEGIKSLLEKIKTEKSGDKELKKLEIDYLYMMGRLSIKNGNYDKGLQTIREVIVKALEEEEIPLALKSYRQMIYYCVNTQNLTLMEGLIEKALQTAGEHHIHEEIAILYRLKGLLKIMEGFYEEGEELLKEAIIIFNSLSDSYKYLLNIAAAYNFIGESKRHSQRFEEAVEYYKKAIAICQEKKIVRGLAIFQINAGLAYLAMEENQKAKEYFNKALKIYKKLDFLWGRSIAYGHLALLLIKEKQYEEALQYLLKAEINAEKLKSPYEIALVLRVKAEISREMSVNKEVKRVFDAYIDEDTIAYCNEGINIMKDIKGYYERSVFEELKKNCEGF from the coding sequence ATGACTACTATAACAGGAAAACTATTGGGAAATCCTATTATTTATAAAGATAACCAACAGATCATTTTTCCCTATAAGAAGGCAGAGGCTTTATTTTACTATCTTTTAATAGAAAAAAGGGCCTCAAGAGAAATTTTAGTTAATCTTTTTTGGGGAACAGCGCCGGAAGATATGGCTAAAAAAAATTTAAGAAATGCAGTATATATGATAAAAAAAGCTTTTAATGAGGAGGTTTTAGTATCACCTCAAAGGTCAATTATCACCTTAAGTCCCCATATTCACTATGAAATTGATATAGAAGACATGGTGAAGGATAGAAAAATATTATCTTTAGAAGAGTATAACGGTGAATTTTTAGAGGGTTTTTTTGTAAGGGATGCTACTGATTTCGAAGACTGGATGTTTGATCATAGAAACAAGTATAGGGATAGCTACATCCATAAGTTGTATCAGGGTGCAAAGGATTCCTATGGAAATAATCAATTTAAAAATGCTGAGAAGTACTGTAAAATCCTTATACAGAGGGATGAGTTTGATGAAAGAGCCTATAGAATCCTTATGATGGTTTATAAATCTCAAAGAAAATATAATCAGGCCATAGAAGTTTATCATGAATTGGCACATATCCTTAACGAAGAATTATCTATAGCACCGGACACACAGACTACGAAACTATTGGAAGAAATAATAAAGGAAAAATCTATAAGAGATGCTCTAGATAAAAAACAGCATAAGGAATTCTTTTATGGAAGAGAAAAGGAGTTACAGATATTTAAAAAAATTTACGGAGAGTTTGTAAAAAAACCTAATAGTAGATCTATTATAATTACTGGTGAGGCAGGTATAGGAAAGAGTAAACTGTTGGATTATTTTATTAAATCCAGTGTTTGTGAAGAGGAGACAGTGCTTTTTACCCACTGCTACCAAGCGGAGGAAAACTATTCATTAAAACCCTGGAATAGAATTTTTTCCAAAGTTTCTAATATTATTGATGAAAGCAAGCTGGACCTGCCTATCTTGTTAAGAAATATAGTAGGTTATGTATTTCCAAGTTTTTCTACAAGCTTAGAGGTAACAGCAATAAATCCTGTAGAGAACCTAGATTCCTTAAAATACCCTATAATAGAAAATGCCATCATAGATATATTAGAGAGAGTCGCAAAATATAAAAAGATTATTCTGGTTTTTGAGGATTTGCAGTGGGCAGATGCAATGACAATGGACTTAATTAAAAGTGTTATCCTGAAAAACAGAAGTTCTTCTATTATGGTAATTACCACTTGTAGAAATGAGTATAAAGTAAAGATTGATAGATTTATAACGGAACTAAGTAGTTGTCAGTTGATAGAAAAAATCGATTTATCTAGGTTTAATAAACAAGAAACTATTAATTTTGCAAAACAGTTACTGCCTAAGTATTCCTTTCATCCTCAATTAAAGGATTTGATTTACAAAGAAACAGAGGGTAATGCCTTTTTTCTCACTGAGTTTTTAAATAATATTCAAGAAAACAGACAAGGCATTGAAATAACTGGCAAGATGGAGGATATTATTAAAAGTAGGTTTTTGAATATATCAGAGGAAGGGAAAAAAATACTAAATATTTTATCTGTATTTTTTGATGCTGTGTCTTTAGATTATTTGGAGGGATTGAGCGGCAAAACCCAAATAGAATTAATGGAGATTATTGAAGAACTACAGGACAAAAATATTTTAATGGAGGAAGAGGGAAACCAAGGTATTGAACTGGTTTTTACTCATCAAAAACTAAGGGAGTATTTATATAAAAACCTATCCCTTTCTCGAAAAAAGCTTTTGCATCATAAAGTAGGGTGTTTTATTGAAGGACAGCTTACAAGGAATAAAAAGGATATTCTTTTGTACTCCAAACTTATTTATCATTTTACCCATAGTAGTAATTGGATGGCGGTATTAAAATATAATATCAAAAACCTTGAAACCTATCTGGACTTTAATCATGAGATTTTTCCTATTGTAGATACTAAAGACCATGATACAGAAGCTTATTATTATTTAAAGCAAAAAGAAGCCAAAACAAAATTAGAGGGAATAAAAAGTCTCTTAGAAAAGATAAAAACGGAAAAATCAGGAGATAAAGAACTAAAGAAGCTAGAAATTGATTATCTTTATATGATGGGACGACTGAGTATAAAAAATGGAAATTATGATAAGGGACTTCAAACTATAAGAGAGGTAATTGTTAAGGCTTTAGAGGAAGAAGAGATTCCTTTGGCATTAAAAAGCTACAGACAAATGATTTATTACTGCGTTAATACTCAGAACCTCACACTTATGGAAGGCCTAATAGAAAAGGCCTTGCAAACTGCTGGAGAACACCATATCCATGAAGAGATAGCTATTCTCTATAGACTTAAGGGACTATTAAAGATTATGGAGGGTTTCTATGAAGAAGGAGAAGAATTATTAAAGGAAGCTATTATCATATTTAATAGCCTTTCTGATTCTTACAAATATCTTCTTAATATAGCCGCTGCCTATAACTTTATAGGTGAAAGCAAAAGACATAGTCAAAGATTTGAGGAAGCCGTTGAGTATTATAAAAAAGCCATAGCCATATGTCAAGAGAAGAAGATTGTTCGAGGTTTGGCAATCTTTCAAATCAATGCAGGGTTAGCCTATCTAGCTATGGAAGAAAACCAAAAGGCAAAGGAATATTTTAATAAAGCCTTAAAAATTTATAAGAAATTAGACTTTTTATGGGGTAGATCCATTGCCTATGGACACCTAGCCCTTCTCCTCATAAAGGAAAAACAATATGAAGAGGCTCTTCAGTATTTATTAAAGGCTGAAATCAATGCTGAAAAGCTAAAAAGTCCCTACGAGATTGCTTTGGTGCTAAGAGTTAAGGCAGAAATATCTAGAGAAATGTCGGTAAATAAAGAAGTGAAAAGAGTTTTTGATGCCTATATTGATGAAGATACTATAGCCTACTGCAATGAAGGTATTAATATTATGAAGGATATAAAAGGCTACTATGAAAGAAGTGTTTTTGAAGAGCTAAAGAAAAATTGTGAAGGTTTTTAA
- a CDS encoding YjiH family protein — translation MIEKTRRSETMAKFILLNLLGIFMFFVPITIGGRNSIAIDHIVTFIRQIPYFGIVYAGIVITIGAILPFVKKTWNKDTVNTIFSIFKVLAIFVYIAAVFNLGPDSIQTPGMLPFVFNRVVIPVTMLVPVGAVFLAFLMNYGFMEFVGVFMQPIMRPIWKTPGRSAVDAVASFVGSYSVGLLITNRVYKEGYYSTKEASIIATGFSTVSATFMIVVANTLGLMDKWNTYFWGTLVITFIVTAITTRIYPLAKKSDKGYNDKKIISEPIAQRGKLFSTALEEGLEACEEAPGVVEGIVKNFKDGIGLALAIGPTLMSIGFFGLVLAEFTPVFDIMGYIFLPFTMLLGFGAEATLLAKACAISLAEMFLPASIVASASPAVQGVIAIVCVSEILFFSASIPCILSTEIDIDIKDLIIIWVERIILSLLLATPFVHLFIV, via the coding sequence ATGATAGAGAAAACGAGACGATCTGAAACCATGGCTAAGTTTATTTTGTTAAATCTTTTGGGAATTTTTATGTTTTTTGTACCAATAACCATTGGTGGGAGGAACTCTATAGCAATTGACCATATTGTGACCTTTATTCGCCAAATTCCTTACTTTGGGATAGTTTATGCTGGAATAGTAATTACCATAGGGGCAATATTGCCATTTGTTAAAAAAACCTGGAATAAGGATACTGTCAATACTATTTTTTCAATTTTTAAAGTGTTAGCAATATTTGTATATATTGCAGCGGTATTTAATCTGGGACCAGACAGCATACAGACTCCAGGAATGTTACCGTTTGTCTTTAATAGAGTAGTTATTCCGGTGACAATGCTGGTTCCTGTGGGAGCAGTATTTTTAGCGTTTTTAATGAATTATGGTTTTATGGAATTTGTTGGTGTTTTTATGCAGCCTATTATGCGTCCTATATGGAAGACACCAGGTCGTTCTGCTGTCGATGCAGTGGCGTCTTTTGTAGGCAGTTATTCCGTAGGACTTCTTATTACCAATAGAGTATATAAAGAAGGTTATTATTCCACTAAGGAAGCCAGTATTATAGCAACTGGATTTTCCACGGTTTCTGCAACCTTCATGATAGTTGTAGCTAATACATTAGGGTTAATGGACAAATGGAATACATATTTTTGGGGTACTCTTGTAATAACCTTTATTGTAACAGCAATAACCACAAGAATTTATCCTTTGGCAAAAAAATCAGATAAGGGTTATAATGATAAGAAAATTATATCTGAACCCATCGCTCAACGAGGAAAGCTGTTTTCTACTGCGTTGGAAGAAGGACTCGAAGCTTGTGAAGAGGCTCCTGGGGTAGTAGAAGGAATTGTAAAGAATTTTAAAGACGGAATAGGTCTTGCTCTTGCTATAGGCCCTACATTGATGTCCATTGGATTTTTCGGCCTTGTACTGGCTGAGTTTACTCCTGTATTTGATATCATGGGATATATCTTTCTCCCCTTTACAATGCTTTTAGGGTTTGGAGCTGAAGCTACATTGCTGGCTAAGGCCTGTGCAATAAGTCTTGCAGAAATGTTCCTTCCCGCCAGCATAGTTGCTTCTGCTTCTCCAGCTGTTCAAGGGGTTATAGCTATAGTATGTGTTTCTGAAATACTCTTTTTCTCAGCTTCTATTCCTTGTATTTTGTCAACAGAAATTGATATTGATATTAAAGACCTTATAATTATATGGGTAGAAAGAATCATTTTATCATTACTTTTGGCAACGCCTTTTGTTCATTTGTTTATTGTATAA
- a CDS encoding cyclodeaminase/cyclohydrolase family protein, translated as MLGNMSVKDFLEKTASSDPVPGGGSIAALSAATAAALTEMVANLTIGKKKYVEVEEEMKEIAKTNIAAREELIGDIDRDSDAYNKVMDAFKLPKETEEEIAARKDAIQEATKTAALVPLEVAKKAFDLMENIEKVVVKGNQNAVTDGAVAAMMARTAVLSALYNVKINLGSIKDTAFVEKVSGEVAELEAKVETTEKSILSKVVL; from the coding sequence ATGTTAGGGAATATGTCAGTAAAAGATTTTTTAGAGAAAACAGCCTCCAGTGATCCAGTTCCTGGTGGGGGAAGTATAGCAGCCCTAAGTGCAGCTACAGCTGCTGCCTTAACAGAAATGGTGGCTAATTTAACAATAGGTAAAAAGAAGTATGTAGAAGTAGAAGAAGAAATGAAGGAAATTGCTAAGACTAACATTGCAGCAAGAGAAGAGCTTATTGGGGATATTGATAGAGATTCAGATGCTTATAACAAGGTAATGGATGCCTTCAAGTTACCTAAGGAGACAGAAGAAGAGATAGCTGCAAGAAAAGATGCTATTCAAGAAGCTACAAAAACTGCGGCCCTAGTACCTTTAGAAGTAGCTAAAAAAGCCTTTGATTTAATGGAGAATATTGAAAAGGTTGTTGTGAAAGGCAATCAAAATGCTGTTACCGATGGTGCTGTAGCAGCCATGATGGCAAGAACTGCTGTTCTTTCAGCTTTATACAATGTCAAAATCAATCTAGGTTCTATAAAAGATACAGCTTTTGTAGAAAAGGTTTCTGGAGAAGTAGCAGAATTAGAGGCTAAAGTAGAAACTACAGAAAAGAGCATTCTTTCTAAAGTAGTTCTATAA
- a CDS encoding methyl-accepting chemotaxis protein, whose translation MQHSSLEELKKYIPYFIQLVSADMNIGIYNKEICIGSFYTENFDLGVREGDKIPAGGATAEAIRTGEKIIKEIPKEVLGIPYIATSIPIIDEAGTVIGVITAAESIDKKEKLVDMANTLSSTMEEITATVEEITASTQQVADLGGNIENLSGKNLENVKQTDDVLKFVYTIAKQTKLLGLNASIEAARAGAAGSSFKIVAGEVSKLAESSAESTKKINDILQSIKTENTNMWDQSRNISYILQQLAASTQEISASIQSLSSIAEELLHLSQNIQAIEK comes from the coding sequence ATGCAACATAGCAGCCTAGAAGAATTAAAGAAATATATACCCTATTTCATACAATTGGTTTCTGCAGATATGAATATAGGTATATATAATAAAGAAATATGTATTGGTAGTTTTTATACTGAAAACTTTGATTTAGGTGTGAGGGAAGGAGATAAAATTCCTGCTGGAGGTGCAACTGCTGAGGCCATAAGAACAGGAGAAAAAATTATTAAAGAGATTCCAAAAGAGGTTTTGGGTATACCCTATATAGCCACTAGTATACCTATTATAGATGAAGCTGGAACAGTAATCGGTGTCATCACAGCAGCTGAATCTATTGACAAAAAAGAAAAGCTTGTGGATATGGCAAATACCCTTTCTTCTACAATGGAGGAGATAACTGCCACGGTGGAAGAGATAACTGCTTCTACACAACAGGTTGCTGATTTAGGTGGGAATATAGAAAATCTATCGGGAAAAAACCTGGAAAATGTCAAGCAGACTGATGATGTACTGAAATTTGTATACACAATCGCTAAGCAAACAAAGCTTTTAGGACTAAATGCCAGTATAGAAGCTGCTAGAGCAGGGGCAGCTGGAAGTAGTTTTAAAATTGTTGCGGGAGAAGTCAGTAAATTAGCAGAAAGTAGTGCAGAGTCTACTAAAAAAATTAATGATATATTACAGTCTATTAAAACAGAAAATACAAACATGTGGGATCAAAGTAGAAATATTTCCTACATATTACAGCAGTTGGCAGCATCTACCCAAGAAATAAGTGCATCTATTCAATCCTTAAGCTCAATAGCAGAAGAACTTTTGCACTTATCCCAAAATATTCAAGCTATAGAGAAATAA
- a CDS encoding AAA family ATPase yields the protein MAEIYVKLFNTPSLHKDNEKIFLPFRKAEALFYYLMVHKEATREVLVNLLWGEIEEETAKKNLRNAMYKIRKAFDLDIIISPQKSIVMLNPDIEIISDLKDFLEDSDKGIQAYTGDFLQGFSVKDGETFENWMFTTRESFKDMYIKKLYKKIRLLLEKKDYNTAEQYGKKLVAVDIFDERAYRTLMEIYTYQGANNKAIDTYNRLCEILDQELGVTPDNQTKDMFRNILANRDNSETNKPGTLEDFFYGRNKEVQLLENNYRNFLDKKAYNSILITGEAGIGKTRLKDHLLKSIDKEEVHLLETNCYQAEEEYFLKPWNSIFTRLSQILQKEKIEIPSMWNNIFASIFPSFVVENTTTSVNVIEELNHFKYRVVEDAVLGLLKKVADKKKIVIVFEDLQWIDTMSLSLLSSILTQEQGKNLLFIATCRDEFAEKIDTFITKVKKYQGIEEIHIPRFTPLEVADFIKKAIPSKNTKDTIINKIYKETEGNTFFIMEYLNSIKENNNFEKITPKMQDILKSRFLDISREGKKLLNIISLFFDKAPLDIIKILMDRDDLEVMEIVDEIRHKNIIKEIEEGHYISFEFTHLKLREFIYLQQSSAMRKVLHNKVGSILENELKNDKRNFKNYSKLIYHFSSGGNKIKSLKYSIKHINSYLDFSNEIFPSLSDSYIEREGDFHVAEKELTKYLQDIEKQLDEFKKHYTVSEEIRQLQMEFLHVKGRYCIREGEYDKGVACIQEMIKESLNIEKYDYTLKGYRQMINYCIQTHNIEEMTHYVEVGLKLAHRHNHQKEIGVLLRLKGLNKIMAGKYTEAEEFLKQSIKIFNEISKYESKYLLNIAAAYNYIGEIRRYNMRFSSALRYYDRAMAICEENRMIKGLMMFNTNAGQAALDMGDYDRAKTYFKRAMTFYRQLEIIWGRSVAEGYMSLLLVREGRYKEALSHLKRAEAYAKKLKSPYQLGLLYRVKAEIKVMMKNNDPLHKVFHAYINEDLETYCKKGIRLLEEVNHSYEREILKVFIKEQLN from the coding sequence ATGGCGGAAATTTATGTGAAGTTATTTAATACACCTAGTCTACATAAAGATAACGAAAAAATATTTTTGCCCTTTCGAAAGGCAGAAGCACTATTCTATTATTTAATGGTCCATAAGGAGGCTACTAGAGAGGTCTTGGTTAACCTTTTATGGGGAGAAATTGAAGAAGAAACCGCCAAGAAAAATTTACGTAATGCTATGTATAAAATTAGAAAAGCCTTTGATTTGGATATTATTATATCTCCTCAAAAATCCATTGTCATGCTAAATCCTGATATTGAAATAATAAGTGATTTAAAGGATTTTCTAGAGGATTCTGACAAAGGGATCCAAGCCTATACTGGGGATTTTCTTCAAGGGTTTTCTGTGAAGGATGGAGAGACTTTTGAGAATTGGATGTTTACAACCAGAGAATCCTTTAAAGATATGTATATTAAAAAACTATATAAAAAAATACGTCTATTGTTAGAAAAAAAGGATTATAATACTGCGGAACAATATGGAAAGAAATTAGTTGCTGTAGATATTTTTGATGAGCGGGCATATCGAACATTAATGGAGATATATACCTATCAAGGAGCCAACAATAAGGCAATAGACACCTATAATCGATTATGTGAAATATTAGATCAAGAATTAGGCGTTACCCCTGATAATCAAACAAAAGACATGTTCAGGAATATATTGGCCAACAGGGATAATAGTGAAACAAATAAACCAGGAACCTTAGAAGATTTCTTCTATGGAAGAAATAAAGAAGTACAATTACTTGAAAATAATTATAGAAATTTTTTAGATAAAAAGGCCTATAACTCCATTCTTATAACAGGAGAAGCTGGAATAGGTAAAACTAGATTAAAGGACCATTTGTTGAAATCTATTGACAAAGAAGAGGTGCATTTACTGGAAACCAACTGCTATCAAGCGGAGGAGGAATACTTCCTTAAACCTTGGAACAGTATCTTTACTAGATTATCACAAATTTTGCAAAAGGAAAAAATAGAAATTCCTTCTATGTGGAATAACATATTTGCATCTATATTTCCTAGTTTTGTAGTGGAAAACACCACAACTTCTGTCAATGTGATTGAAGAGTTAAACCATTTTAAATATAGGGTTGTAGAGGATGCTGTCTTAGGTCTTTTAAAGAAGGTAGCTGACAAGAAAAAAATAGTTATTGTTTTCGAAGATTTACAGTGGATAGATACTATGAGTTTATCTCTGTTAAGTAGCATCTTGACTCAGGAACAAGGAAAAAATCTATTGTTTATAGCAACCTGTAGAGATGAATTTGCTGAGAAAATAGACACTTTTATAACTAAGGTGAAAAAATATCAAGGGATTGAAGAAATCCATATACCTAGGTTTACTCCATTAGAAGTGGCAGATTTTATTAAAAAGGCAATTCCCTCCAAAAACACAAAGGACACTATAATAAATAAAATATACAAAGAAACAGAGGGTAATACATTTTTTATTATGGAGTACCTCAATTCCATTAAGGAGAATAACAATTTTGAAAAAATAACCCCAAAAATGCAGGACATTCTTAAAAGTAGATTTTTAGATATATCTCGAGAAGGGAAAAAACTTCTTAATATTATCTCTCTATTTTTTGATAAAGCACCATTAGACATTATAAAGATTTTGATGGATAGAGATGATTTAGAAGTGATGGAGATTGTAGATGAGATAAGACATAAAAATATTATTAAAGAAATAGAAGAAGGTCATTATATAAGCTTTGAATTTACTCATTTAAAGCTAAGAGAATTTATATATCTACAACAGTCCTCGGCTATGAGGAAAGTACTTCACAATAAGGTGGGAAGTATTTTAGAAAATGAATTAAAGAATGATAAACGGAACTTTAAAAACTATTCTAAGCTCATCTATCATTTTTCTAGTGGTGGAAATAAAATTAAAAGCTTAAAGTATAGTATAAAGCATATTAATAGTTATTTAGACTTTAGCAATGAAATTTTCCCTTCATTAAGTGATAGTTATATAGAAAGAGAAGGGGATTTTCATGTTGCAGAAAAGGAATTGACAAAATATCTCCAAGATATAGAAAAACAGTTGGATGAATTTAAAAAGCATTACACAGTATCGGAGGAAATAAGACAATTACAAATGGAGTTTTTACATGTAAAAGGGAGATACTGCATTAGAGAAGGAGAATACGACAAAGGCGTTGCTTGTATTCAAGAAATGATAAAAGAATCTCTAAATATTGAAAAGTATGACTATACATTAAAGGGTTATAGACAAATGATTAATTATTGTATACAAACCCATAATATCGAAGAAATGACCCATTATGTAGAGGTAGGATTAAAGCTAGCCCATAGGCATAACCATCAAAAAGAAATCGGGGTTTTATTAAGACTGAAGGGGCTTAATAAAATAATGGCAGGAAAATATACAGAGGCAGAGGAATTTTTAAAGCAATCTATAAAAATATTTAACGAAATTAGCAAATATGAAAGCAAGTATCTTTTAAACATTGCCGCTGCCTATAATTATATTGGAGAAATAAGAAGGTATAACATGAGATTTTCCAGTGCCCTAAGGTATTATGATAGGGCTATGGCCATATGTGAAGAAAATAGGATGATAAAAGGTTTAATGATGTTTAACACCAATGCCGGTCAAGCTGCCTTGGATATGGGGGATTATGATAGGGCTAAGACGTATTTTAAGAGGGCTATGACCTTTTATCGTCAACTAGAAATCATATGGGGACGATCTGTAGCAGAAGGATATATGTCGTTGCTGTTGGTCCGAGAAGGACGGTATAAGGAGGCTTTAAGTCACCTTAAAAGAGCAGAGGCCTATGCTAAAAAGCTAAAAAGTCCCTACCAGTTGGGTTTGTTATATAGGGTTAAAGCAGAAATAAAGGTTATGATGAAAAATAACGATCCTCTTCATAAGGTGTTTCATGCCTATATAAATGAGGATTTAGAAACCTATTGTAAGAAGGGAATCAGGTTATTAGAGGAAGTAAATCATAGCTACGAAAGAGAAATTTTAAAGGTTTTCATTAAAGAGCAGCTTAATTGA